A stretch of Primulina tabacum isolate GXHZ01 chromosome 13, ASM2559414v2, whole genome shotgun sequence DNA encodes these proteins:
- the LOC142521797 gene encoding uncharacterized protein LOC142521797, which yields MHRGVCKNEGCEWVIHVSLVNKDSCWQIKTFKPEHKNCYWNVKNKNIKSSWLGETFVSKLKSNSKLGTREFREEVKSTLNVSLTYKQAYLGWKKALKLVDGSIAEQFSQIRNYCAELRRSDEGASVILKLTDGDDAPRFQRLYVCFSACKQGFKESCRPVVGVDGCFLKTNIGGQLLTAVGLDPNNNIFPIAYALVEGETKDSWMWFLQLLNNDIGFENEDGWTFMSDKQKVLIPAFENLFPNAENRFCVRHLYTNMKHDGFRGVGIKNALWAAARATRVEEFKRRMEDLKKINHDAYIWLSKKPEQHWSKAYFSTIPKLQ from the coding sequence ATGCATCGAGGTGTGTGCAAAAATGAAGGATGTGAATGGGTTATTCATGTGTCACTAGTGAATAAGGACAGTTGCTGGCAGATAAAGACATTTAAACCTGAGCACAAAAACTGCTATTGGAatgttaagaacaaaaacatcAAGTCAAGCTGGTTAGGTGAAACTTTTGTGAGTAAATTGAAATCAAATTCTAAGTTAGGTACCAGAGAGTTCCGAGAAGAGGTTAAATCTACTTTGAATGTATCCCTCACATATAAACAAGCTTATTTGGGTTGGAAAAAAGCATTAAAGCTAGTTGATGGCAGCATAGCGGAACAATTTAGCCAAATAAGAAATTACTGTGCTGAACTGAGAAGGTCCGATGAAGGTGCATCTGTGATTCTGAAACTGACTGATGGAGATGATGCGCCAAGATTTCAGAGGCTGTATGTGTGCTTCTCGGCCTGTAAACAAGGTTTTAAGGAGTCTTGTAGACCTGTGGTTGGAGTGGATGGATGTTTTTTGAAAACCAATATTGGTGGGCAGTTGTTGACAGCAGTTGGCCTAGATCCAAATAACAACATTTTTCCTATTGCTTATGCATTGGTGGAAGGAGAGACAAAGGATAGTTGGATGTGGTTTCTGCAGTTGTTGAATAACGATATTGGCTTTGAGAATGAAGATGGTTGGACCTTCATGTCTGATAAGCAAAAAGTCTTGATTCCTGCCTTTgagaatttgtttccaaatgccGAAAATAGATTTTGTGTTAGGCATCTATACACCAACATGAAACACGATGGTTTCAGAGGTGTGGGGATTAAAAATGCTCTTTGGGCTGCGGCTAGGGCAACAAGAGTTGAAGAGTTCAAAAGGCGGATGGAAGACTTGAAGAAGATCAATCATGATGCCTATATCTGGTTGAGTAAAAAACCTGAACAACACTGGTCCAAGGCATACTTCAGCACGATTCCAAAATTACAATGA